A window from Thermincola ferriacetica encodes these proteins:
- a CDS encoding AI-2E family transporter: MKGLQLTRKKIYRLIFLITVPVLTGYLLYRVRRIIIPFALAVLIAYLLNPFVNMLESRRLPRGIAILLVYALVFVFITGLVTVGIPAIMDELTSFARAVPHFTGEVQSIVHEAEARYSRFVLPDPVKKVFDQKIKLVEAQLISLTGELAEGVVGIFSHLFSLIIAPVFAFYLLKDSGNIKKNFLALLPAGWRNDVQALTVDINEIFSKYIRGHLLVCVIVGFLTGVGYALVGLEYAFILGIFAGIADLVPYFGPFIGALPALMLALLESRVMALKVLIMVLVIQQIENSVISPKIIGDSLGLSPLVVIIVLMAGGELYGLLGLLLAVPVTAVLKCLIRYMYLKLVD, from the coding sequence GTGAAGGGATTGCAGTTAACCAGGAAAAAAATTTACAGATTAATTTTCTTGATAACAGTTCCGGTATTAACGGGTTACCTATTATACAGGGTGCGGCGGATCATAATACCCTTTGCCCTGGCCGTATTAATTGCGTATTTGTTAAACCCATTTGTCAACATGCTTGAAAGTAGGCGCCTCCCCAGAGGGATAGCTATTCTGTTGGTATATGCCCTCGTATTTGTATTTATTACCGGGCTGGTTACTGTAGGGATTCCGGCCATCATGGATGAATTGACTTCCTTTGCCCGGGCAGTACCGCACTTTACCGGGGAGGTACAGTCGATTGTGCACGAAGCGGAAGCCAGGTATTCCCGTTTTGTTCTGCCGGACCCGGTAAAAAAGGTTTTTGACCAAAAGATAAAACTGGTGGAAGCTCAACTTATCTCACTGACCGGGGAACTTGCCGAAGGAGTGGTCGGCATATTTTCTCACCTTTTCAGCCTTATTATCGCCCCGGTCTTTGCTTTTTACCTGCTCAAAGATTCGGGAAACATTAAAAAAAATTTCCTCGCTTTGCTGCCGGCGGGATGGAGAAATGACGTGCAGGCCTTAACGGTGGACATAAACGAAATCTTCAGCAAATACATCAGGGGGCATTTGCTGGTTTGTGTCATAGTAGGGTTTCTTACGGGTGTGGGCTATGCTCTGGTAGGCCTCGAATATGCTTTTATATTAGGCATTTTTGCGGGCATTGCCGATCTGGTTCCATATTTCGGACCTTTTATAGGGGCTTTGCCTGCTCTTATGCTGGCTTTATTAGAATCAAGGGTAATGGCTTTGAAAGTGTTAATTATGGTATTGGTTATCCAGCAAATAGAGAATTCTGTAATTTCCCCCAAAATTATCGGAGACAGTTTGGGGTTGTCTCCGCTGGTAGTCATTATTGTTCTCATGGCCGGCGGGGAACTGTACGGCCTATTGGGGCTGCTTCTGGCTGTTCCGGTTACTGCGGTATTAAAATGCCTCATAAGATATATGTACCTGAAATTAGTGGATTGA
- a CDS encoding YtxH domain-containing protein, with the protein MRKGFFNGLLAGGILGAIMGMFMSPQLKRDILAEGRTVKRQARRTMKGMKKTFRDFLE; encoded by the coding sequence ATGCGGAAAGGCTTTTTCAACGGTTTACTTGCCGGCGGAATTTTAGGCGCGATCATGGGAATGTTTATGTCGCCCCAACTGAAAAGAGATATCTTGGCTGAGGGCAGAACTGTTAAACGACAGGCCCGCAGGACGATGAAAGGAATGAAAAAAACTTTCAGAGATTTCTTGGAATAA